A single region of the Deltaproteobacteria bacterium genome encodes:
- a CDS encoding class I SAM-dependent methyltransferase: protein MCAEGEVRGRVLDIGCGTGENALYLAARGLDVIGIDFVEVAVERARQKSEERGVPASFHVMSAMRAPELGQFDTVVD, encoded by the coding sequence ATGTGCGCCGAGGGCGAAGTTCGCGGGCGCGTGCTCGACATCGGTTGCGGTACCGGCGAGAACGCGCTGTATCTCGCCGCGCGGGGTCTCGACGTGATCGGCATCGATTTCGTCGAGGTTGCCGTCGAGCGGGCGCGGCAGAAGTCGGAGGAACGCGGCGTGCCCGCGAGCTTTCACGTGATGTCGGCGATGCGCGCGCCTGAGCTCGGGCAGTTCGACACGGTCGTCGATTGA